One Xiphophorus hellerii strain 12219 chromosome 24, Xiphophorus_hellerii-4.1, whole genome shotgun sequence DNA window includes the following coding sequences:
- the spry2 gene encoding protein sprouty homolog 2: MDSRSQNDSDGGGGRHGGLPSLTGLANMAHDEGRAQSRSLQTLDAPSDLGLNCRLRPHTPPVLSLDQIRISGGSNEYTDGPSAAQRSPATQQRKTDVATSTGSRTNGQQETEEEMSNNLRNLHSVTHQGNANAPISSREGVSQSSSVEDSQSSVRTSAGSGSSGQRLLGSPVNSSEIIRNQPKRADSEELKPLNTEYRDIEAIPGSRKPLKKDKHSNKCESCGRCKCSECVQPRVLPSCWMCGQRCLCSPHKAVEYGTCACCVKGIFYHCSNDDEDTCADKPFSCSQSRCCVRWTTITVCSLLCPCLLCYLPGKGCLAMCQCCYDRATRPGCRCKNSTVTRCHDDSTAT; the protein is encoded by the coding sequence ATGGATTCCAGAAGTCAGAACGACAGCGACGGAGGAGGAGGACGCCATGGGGGGTTGCCGTCATTGACTGGATTGGCGAACATGGCGCATGACGAAGGTAGAGCACAATCACGGTCTCTGCAAACCCTAGATGCGCCGTCAGATCTTGGCCTGAACTGCAGGTTACGGCCACACACTCCACCAGTGTTATCTCTGGATCAGATAAGAATAAGCGGTGGTAGTAATGAATATACAGACGGGCCGTCGGCTGCTCAAAGGTCTCCGGCCACCCAGCAACGGAAGACCGATGTGGCTACATCAACGGGTTCAAGGACCAATGGACAGCAAGAGACCGAGGAAGAGATGTCCAACAACCTCCGCAATCTGCATTCAGTGACTCACCAAGGGAATGCAAATGCTCCCATCTCTTCAAGAGAGGGTGTGTCTCAGTCTTCCAGTGTGGAGGACTCCCAGAGCAGCGTCCGCACCAGCGCAGGGAGCGGTTCTTCGGGTCAGCGGCTTCTCGGCAGCCCGGTGAACAGCAGCGAAATAATCAGAAACCAGCCAAAACGAGCTGATTCCGAGGAGCTGAAACCCCTGAACACAGAGTACAGAGACATAGAAGCAATTCCAGGCAGCAGGAAGCctttaaaaaaggacaaacacTCCAACAAATGCGAGTCCTGCGGTCGGTGCAAGTGCTCAGAGTGTGTCCAGCCGAGAGTGCTTCCGTCCTGCTGGATGTGCGGCCAACGCTGCCTGTGCTCTCCACACAAGGCCGTGGAGTACGGGACGTGCGCCTGCTGCGTGAAGGGCATTTTCTACCACTGCTCCAACGATGACGAGGACACCTGCGCGGACAAGCCCTTCTCATGCTCTCAGTCACGCTGCTGCGTACGCTGGACGACCATCACGGTCTGCTCCTTGCTCTGCCCTTGTCTCTTGTGCTACCTCCCAGGTAAGGGGTGCCTGGCCATGTGCCAGTGCTGCTACGACCGAGCCACACGACCCGGCTGCCGATGCAAGAACTCAACCGTAACCCGCTGTCACGACGACAGCACAGCAACGTAG